From Flavobacterium lipolyticum, one genomic window encodes:
- a CDS encoding nitroreductase family protein — translation MKIKNNPSKIKLSDSSYKLNKISKNIRNRRSVYANQFIKGELPDQLLEEILTNATWAPTHKMTEPWRFIVFRGKYLKKYGEYMAHYYRDFYTELSPEDQKDKLSYLENYPLNAACMIGVVMVKNTKIDLPEWEEIAAVSSAVQNIALTCHAHKMGSYWSTKGVAIDYVAKFGLSENEKSLGLLYLGYYPEALKPSKKKRTPLSKKVVYLD, via the coding sequence ATGAAAATTAAGAACAACCCCAGTAAAATCAAGCTATCAGACTCTTCTTATAAATTAAACAAAATTTCGAAGAACATCCGTAACAGGAGAAGCGTCTACGCCAATCAGTTTATCAAGGGAGAATTACCGGATCAATTGCTTGAAGAAATTTTGACGAATGCCACCTGGGCTCCTACCCACAAAATGACAGAGCCTTGGAGGTTTATCGTTTTTAGGGGTAAATATTTGAAAAAGTACGGCGAATATATGGCTCATTATTACCGAGATTTCTATACTGAATTATCTCCTGAAGATCAAAAAGACAAGCTTTCTTATCTCGAAAATTATCCGCTCAATGCAGCCTGCATGATTGGAGTAGTCATGGTGAAAAACACCAAAATTGACCTGCCTGAATGGGAAGAAATTGCTGCAGTCTCTTCTGCTGTGCAAAATATTGCGCTTACCTGTCATGCTCATAAAATGGGCAGTTACTGGAGTACCAAAGGAGTAGCTATCGATTATGTGGCAAAATTTGGCCTCTCAGAAAATGAAAAATCACTAGGGCTTCTTTATCTGGGGTATTATCCCGAAGCCTTAAAACCCTCCAAAAAAAAGAGAACCCCATTATCTAAAAAAGTCGTTTACCTCGACTGA
- a CDS encoding CusA/CzcA family heavy metal efflux RND transporter has protein sequence MLNKIIQFSVKNKLVIGIFTLLWIIYGVFEVTRLPIDAVPDITNNQVQIITTAPSLGAEDVERLITFPIEQAISNIPQLKESRSISRFGLSLVTIVFADDTDVYWARQQVAERLQKVEIAENANIPEMAPATTGLGEIYQYVLKPQPGYETKYSLEDLRTIQDWTIRRQLLGTPGIADVATFGGKLKQYEVAVNPSRLKAQNLTIKEVFTALSSNNENTGGAYIEKGPTVLYIRSVGLTRNIKDIQNIIVKNTQAGTPILIKDIAEVKMSSAIRYGALTTDDIGESVGGIVMMLKGENANNVIVKVKKRVAEIEKILPKGLKIEPFLDRTKMVDNAIGTVEKNLIEGALIVVLVLVLFLGNLRAGFIVASVIPLAMLFAIIMMNTFGVSGNLMSLGALDFGLIVDGAVIIVEAILHHIHSAKKYKEIDSISQEEMDKEVTGSAGRMMNAAVFGQIIILIVYLPILSLEGIEGKMFKPMAQTVAFAILGAFILSLTYVPMVSALFISKKISHKPNLSDRIMTKLEFYYERVLSRALQVRKGIVISAFVLFGIALLLFSRMGGEFIPQLEEGDFAVETRLLLGTNLSTTTATIEKISTALKNTYPEVEKVVSRIGSAEIPTDPMPIEGGDMIIVLKDKSEWTSASSFPELADKMTQTVKEVAPGVTTGFQFPVQMRFNELMTGAKQDLVCKIYGEDLDKLAKYAEQLGAISTTVEGATDLYVEKVTGMPQIVIDYDWAEMAKYGIYVSDINQTVNAAFAGAVAGSIYEGEKKFDMVVRVEANGRKDIEDVRNLLIATRSGMQIPLYQVASVKEVEGPNQIQREDAKRRIIVGFNVRGRDVESIVEELQKKVNSQIKFDPGYYITYGGTFENLQQAKSRLGIAVPSALFMILALLYFAFRSFKEGIIIFTAIPLSAIGGVFGLALRDMPFSISAGVGFIALFGVAVLNGIVLISEFNRIHKQGEIIDPLQIIITGTKNRLRPVLMTAAVASLGFLPMALSNGAGAEVQRPLATVVIGGLITATLLTLFVLPAIYLMTYHTKVFSKKNKKHKMDKLTLLVLALFLTASVQAQDAPISLEESLSIAMQHNRRIKSSQLNERSKEQLEKSAFDIPKTAFTADYGQFNSAVNDTRFGISQTFAFPTVYANQKKVLREHHNAAKAESQLTVQQVKSNVRNLFYDYIWLNSKKELLTYADSIYRLMEQKSELRYKTGETTVLEKTASQSARQFYMNQLAMVNKDIVITLKTFNTVLQDSMVHVPASETVKNDFMVSLHQSKDTAELPQVQLSMYEAEAAKWRWRTEQSKILPDITIGYNNLSIIGTQTNTIGNDIYYNGSQRFNYFNFGLSVPLFFGSQSARNKAAKVDYEAYKMQAETTKIELKAEIVNAVNEIEKYKESLSYYENEGLKNATIIIDTANSQLENGDIDYLQWVLVVNQAITIKNEYLDRINDYNKAVIDWQTLNNL, from the coding sequence ATGCTTAATAAGATCATACAGTTCTCCGTTAAAAATAAACTGGTAATTGGGATCTTCACGTTGCTATGGATTATCTATGGCGTGTTTGAAGTAACCCGTTTACCCATTGATGCGGTTCCTGACATCACCAACAATCAGGTACAAATTATAACAACTGCTCCGTCTTTGGGGGCAGAAGATGTAGAGCGTTTAATTACATTTCCAATCGAACAGGCGATTAGTAATATACCACAGCTGAAAGAAAGCCGCAGTATTTCGCGTTTTGGACTTTCGTTGGTTACGATTGTTTTTGCAGACGATACCGATGTGTATTGGGCGCGTCAGCAGGTGGCCGAACGATTGCAAAAAGTAGAAATTGCAGAGAACGCCAATATTCCTGAAATGGCACCTGCCACTACAGGTCTGGGCGAAATTTATCAGTATGTTTTGAAACCGCAACCCGGATATGAAACGAAGTATTCTCTGGAAGACCTGCGTACCATTCAGGACTGGACGATAAGAAGACAGCTTCTGGGAACTCCCGGAATTGCTGATGTCGCTACTTTTGGAGGGAAACTAAAACAATATGAGGTTGCCGTTAATCCGTCGCGGCTTAAAGCGCAGAACCTGACTATTAAAGAAGTTTTTACAGCACTGAGCAGTAATAACGAAAACACGGGTGGAGCTTATATTGAAAAAGGGCCAACGGTACTTTACATTCGAAGCGTTGGACTGACCCGAAATATAAAAGACATTCAGAATATTATTGTCAAAAATACACAGGCCGGAACTCCGATTCTGATTAAAGATATTGCAGAAGTAAAAATGTCTTCTGCTATACGCTACGGAGCCTTAACGACAGACGATATTGGTGAGTCGGTTGGTGGAATTGTAATGATGCTTAAAGGAGAGAATGCGAATAATGTGATCGTAAAGGTTAAAAAACGGGTTGCTGAAATTGAGAAGATCTTACCCAAAGGTTTAAAAATAGAACCTTTTTTAGATCGGACTAAAATGGTAGATAATGCTATTGGAACGGTAGAGAAGAATCTTATTGAAGGAGCTTTGATTGTAGTATTGGTACTGGTACTTTTTTTAGGCAATTTGCGAGCAGGTTTTATTGTGGCTTCGGTAATTCCTTTGGCCATGCTGTTTGCAATTATCATGATGAATACGTTTGGTGTGAGCGGGAATTTAATGAGCTTGGGTGCGCTTGATTTTGGTTTGATAGTCGATGGTGCCGTAATTATTGTCGAAGCCATTTTGCATCATATTCATTCCGCCAAAAAGTACAAAGAGATCGATTCTATTTCGCAAGAGGAGATGGATAAGGAAGTGACAGGTTCGGCAGGGCGTATGATGAACGCTGCAGTATTTGGACAAATTATTATTCTGATCGTATACCTCCCAATATTATCATTAGAAGGCATCGAAGGAAAGATGTTCAAGCCAATGGCACAAACGGTAGCCTTTGCTATTTTGGGTGCTTTTATATTATCCCTTACTTATGTTCCAATGGTGAGCGCCTTGTTTATTAGCAAGAAAATAAGTCATAAGCCCAATTTATCCGATCGAATAATGACAAAACTTGAGTTTTATTACGAAAGAGTTTTGTCACGAGCATTGCAAGTTAGAAAAGGGATTGTGATTTCAGCTTTCGTTTTGTTTGGTATCGCCTTGTTGCTTTTTAGTCGAATGGGCGGTGAGTTTATACCACAACTGGAAGAAGGTGATTTTGCTGTAGAAACCCGTTTACTACTGGGGACAAATTTGTCAACGACCACAGCAACCATTGAGAAAATTTCGACGGCATTAAAAAATACTTATCCGGAAGTGGAAAAAGTAGTTTCCAGAATTGGGAGTGCCGAGATTCCAACAGATCCTATGCCTATAGAAGGAGGTGATATGATTATTGTCTTAAAAGATAAATCAGAATGGACCAGCGCTTCTTCGTTTCCTGAACTGGCCGATAAAATGACCCAAACCGTTAAAGAGGTTGCTCCGGGAGTTACGACTGGTTTTCAGTTTCCGGTTCAGATGCGTTTTAACGAATTAATGACAGGAGCAAAGCAGGATTTGGTTTGTAAAATTTATGGCGAAGATCTCGATAAACTGGCAAAATATGCCGAGCAGTTAGGCGCGATTAGCACTACTGTAGAAGGAGCTACGGATCTTTATGTGGAGAAAGTTACCGGAATGCCACAAATTGTTATCGACTACGACTGGGCAGAAATGGCGAAATACGGCATTTATGTTTCGGATATCAATCAAACCGTAAATGCCGCGTTTGCAGGAGCTGTAGCAGGCAGTATTTATGAAGGAGAAAAAAAGTTCGATATGGTGGTACGTGTAGAAGCTAATGGACGGAAAGATATTGAGGATGTTCGTAATTTACTGATTGCAACCCGCTCCGGAATGCAGATTCCGTTGTATCAGGTAGCTTCGGTAAAAGAAGTGGAAGGTCCGAACCAAATTCAGCGGGAAGATGCCAAAAGGAGAATTATTGTTGGTTTTAACGTAAGAGGACGGGATGTTGAATCTATTGTAGAAGAATTACAAAAGAAAGTAAACAGTCAGATCAAATTTGATCCGGGTTATTATATTACCTATGGTGGTACTTTTGAAAACCTGCAACAGGCAAAATCGCGCCTTGGAATTGCAGTCCCGTCAGCTTTGTTTATGATTTTGGCCTTGTTGTATTTTGCTTTCCGATCTTTTAAAGAAGGCATTATCATTTTTACTGCCATTCCTTTGTCCGCAATTGGCGGTGTTTTTGGACTGGCTTTGCGGGATATGCCGTTTAGTATTTCGGCCGGAGTTGGTTTTATTGCCTTGTTTGGAGTAGCCGTTTTGAATGGAATTGTTTTAATCTCCGAGTTCAACCGCATACATAAACAAGGTGAAATTATCGATCCGCTTCAAATTATCATTACCGGAACCAAAAACAGGTTGCGTCCTGTATTGATGACAGCTGCTGTTGCTTCTTTAGGATTTTTACCTATGGCTTTGAGCAATGGCGCAGGAGCAGAGGTACAGCGTCCGTTGGCCACGGTCGTGATTGGCGGACTGATTACGGCTACTTTGCTTACACTTTTTGTACTTCCTGCGATTTATTTAATGACGTATCATACTAAAGTTTTTTCTAAGAAAAATAAAAAACATAAGATGGATAAACTGACTTTACTGGTGCTGGCTTTGTTTCTTACGGCTTCCGTACAGGCACAAGATGCACCTATTTCGCTTGAAGAATCTTTATCAATAGCGATGCAGCACAACAGAAGAATTAAATCTTCTCAATTGAATGAGAGATCAAAAGAACAATTAGAAAAATCTGCTTTTGATATTCCTAAAACAGCTTTTACTGCCGATTATGGTCAGTTTAATAGCGCTGTAAACGACACCCGTTTTGGGATTAGTCAGACTTTTGCTTTTCCAACAGTATATGCAAATCAGAAAAAAGTACTGAGAGAGCATCACAATGCCGCAAAAGCAGAATCGCAGCTAACAGTACAGCAGGTTAAGTCGAATGTGAGGAACTTATTTTATGATTACATCTGGCTCAACAGTAAAAAGGAATTGCTGACTTATGCCGATTCGATTTACAGATTAATGGAACAGAAATCAGAGCTGCGCTATAAAACAGGAGAAACTACTGTTTTGGAAAAAACCGCTTCTCAATCGGCACGGCAGTTTTATATGAACCAGCTTGCAATGGTGAATAAAGATATCGTCATCACGCTTAAAACGTTTAATACGGTTCTTCAGGATAGCATGGTTCATGTGCCCGCTTCAGAGACTGTAAAAAATGATTTTATGGTTTCATTACATCAAAGTAAAGATACTGCAGAGCTTCCTCAGGTACAACTTTCAATGTACGAAGCAGAAGCGGCAAAATGGAGATGGAGAACGGAACAGTCCAAAATACTCCCTGATATTACCATTGGCTATAATAATTTAAGTATCATTGGAACACAAACAAACACTATAGGTAATGATATTTATTACAATGGTAGTCAGAGATTTAATTATTTCAATTTCGGTTTGTCAGTTCCTCTTTTTTTCGGCAGTCAGTCCGCGCGTAATAAAGCTGCCAAAGTAGATTATGAAGCATATAAAATGCAGGCAGAAACGACAAAGATTGAATTGAAGGCAGAGATTGTCAATGCGGTAAATGAAATCGAAAAATACAAAGAAAGCCTTTCCTATTATGAAAATGAAGGATTAAAAAATGCGACAATCATTATCGATACTGCCAATAGTCAATTGGAAAATGGAGATATCGATTACCTGCAATGGGTTTTAGTGGTCAATCAGGCGATCACCATAAAAAATGAATATTTAGACCGAATTAACGATTACAACAAAGCCGTAATTGATTGGCAAACCCTTAATAATTTATAA
- a CDS encoding efflux RND transporter periplasmic adaptor subunit has protein sequence MKIYSSIIFVFLCLVSCQSDKKEPQSKKVLRPENSIQLSDAQIKNAKLVVGRPKERTVKGILQLQGTVTVPPKSVVTVSIPLGGYIKKTDLMTGMHVRKGQVLAVVEDMQYIQLQQDYLTAKEKFQLAQSEFNRQKELNVKKASSDKLLEQTATEMQTQHIYMSSLAQKLGLLGINVKKLTASTISKTVVIHSPINGLVAKINVNVGKYISATDMLFELIEMSDIVLMMNVFEKDIQLLSVGQVVTAFTNANPSKKYQAKIAYINQSLNDDRAAEVICKVNQYESSLIPGLFINAEAEFDNAKALTVPDDAVVRWQGKFFVFLKAGAYSFKMVPVELGTASQGYRQIKSSAINTSSAVVIKNAYTLLMAFRNGGEQ, from the coding sequence ATGAAAATATATAGCAGTATCATTTTTGTTTTTCTATGCTTGGTTTCCTGCCAGAGCGATAAAAAAGAACCACAAAGTAAAAAAGTACTAAGACCCGAAAATAGTATTCAATTAAGCGATGCACAGATCAAAAATGCAAAATTGGTTGTTGGTCGTCCTAAAGAAAGAACAGTAAAAGGAATATTACAGCTTCAGGGAACAGTGACGGTACCTCCGAAGAGTGTGGTAACAGTGAGTATTCCTTTAGGAGGTTACATCAAAAAAACGGATTTAATGACAGGTATGCATGTTAGAAAAGGGCAAGTATTGGCGGTAGTCGAGGACATGCAATACATACAATTGCAACAGGATTATCTTACCGCGAAAGAAAAATTTCAATTGGCCCAAAGTGAGTTTAACCGACAAAAGGAACTTAATGTTAAGAAAGCAAGTAGTGATAAACTATTGGAACAGACTGCAACTGAGATGCAGACACAACACATTTATATGTCATCATTAGCCCAAAAACTAGGGTTGTTAGGGATTAATGTCAAAAAACTAACCGCTTCAACAATAAGCAAAACAGTTGTGATTCATTCACCAATCAATGGGTTGGTTGCTAAGATTAATGTGAATGTGGGAAAATACATTTCAGCGACCGACATGCTTTTTGAGTTAATCGAAATGAGCGACATTGTCCTGATGATGAATGTTTTCGAAAAAGACATACAGCTGCTTTCAGTCGGGCAGGTTGTTACGGCTTTCACTAATGCGAATCCGTCTAAAAAGTATCAGGCAAAAATTGCTTATATCAATCAAAGTCTAAATGATGATCGTGCGGCAGAGGTGATTTGTAAAGTGAATCAATACGAAAGTTCGCTAATACCGGGACTTTTTATTAATGCCGAGGCAGAGTTTGACAATGCAAAAGCGCTTACAGTTCCGGATGATGCTGTGGTAAGATGGCAGGGTAAGTTTTTTGTTTTTTTGAAGGCTGGTGCGTACAGTTTTAAAATGGTTCCCGTTGAATTGGGTACTGCCAGTCAGGGATACCGTCAGATTAAATCTTCGGCTATCAATACCTCTTCGGCTGTTGTAATCAAAAATGCTTATACGCTGCTGATGGCTTTTAGAAATGGAGGAGAGCAGTAG
- a CDS encoding TonB-dependent receptor, with translation MTKLKLIFSAVMLLVMGNIFAQITTSSLSAKVNDGTSPLTGAEVTLTHLPTNAVYKAVTDKQGRFSFENLNAGGPYELEIKSSATKDYSNAQIHLALGDNDLPVIVVGKADNNVLEEVVITSSKPSSKNNGTNINEKQVNGLPLINRGIQDVTKLVPQSSNNSFAGTNFRYNNVTIDGSINNDAIGFSPSLGGQSGTSGMPGSSTRSNSISLDAIQDIQVYIAPYDIKLGNLLGGSVNAVTRSGSNNVTGSIYSYGRNAAITGRNNAGDGSKMPNSFGDYQIGFRLGLPIVKDKLFFFTNMEYAERTDPIFYNAGQTDSNGKLTSLVDNTTAQQISDFVKTNYGFDTGTFGGYNNFAKSQKFFNKLDWKINEKHSLSLRNNTVISQASNLERDAANFRFSSMDFTQKNQSISTVLELKSHFNSQWSNSFIASYSAIKDYRDPKSGNIMFPQTEIGYNGGTIFLGNDREATVFNMKQNTAEITDNLTYKTGNHTLLFGTHNEFYDINYGFVNALNGRVSYKSLADFYNKLPTRVRGTYPFDGSSRDQIFNNPYAQFKVNLYSVYVQDEIRIGNKLKVTPGVRIDYTDLPNKPKLSPQVQNSPADPNYGNTYSYTPLSQIKNNFFSTALVSPRIGFTYNVDEDKTLVIRGGSGVFTGRIPFAWLGYAYYNDGVGYGSYDKNNLSPAQVATAGDPLAANGLNGYHDATPKVQADLVDNKFKMPAVLRNSLAIDKIINGYKFTTEGIYTKVIRDLEFQQVNKTDNPTYFSYDTNHQMPIYAANINPAFSNAYLLSNTNKGYRYSITEMISKTYDFGLNFMVAYTYGNSKDITNGIRNSMESNFQMNQSLTPNNPQLATSNFNIKHRIVSNVGYAVKVADNNTFSANVYFNAQSGNPFSWGFVNSTIAGTGQAAGLAYIFKDAAEAAKYIGVNAAGVPSATAAQQVADYEAFINGNDYLKSRRGNFTERNGATTPWNIQADLKLMDEIKIAKAGTLQLSFSIANVGNLINKDWGRSYFVPNTYNSTANLGLTKSGNLGGVATGDPTYTFQKPSTSPYTVDQLASRFQGQFGVRYTF, from the coding sequence ATGACAAAACTAAAACTCATTTTTTCGGCTGTAATGCTCCTTGTTATGGGAAACATTTTTGCTCAGATTACTACCTCTTCATTATCTGCAAAAGTTAATGATGGTACAAGCCCGCTTACGGGTGCAGAAGTTACTTTAACTCATTTACCTACTAATGCAGTGTACAAAGCTGTAACAGACAAACAAGGTAGATTTAGTTTCGAAAATTTAAATGCCGGCGGACCTTACGAATTAGAAATTAAAAGTTCTGCTACTAAAGACTACTCCAACGCACAAATACACTTAGCACTCGGCGATAATGACCTGCCGGTGATAGTGGTTGGCAAAGCAGACAACAATGTACTGGAAGAAGTTGTGATTACAAGTTCTAAACCCTCTTCTAAAAATAACGGAACGAACATTAATGAAAAACAGGTCAATGGTCTTCCGTTAATCAATCGCGGGATTCAGGATGTGACAAAATTAGTTCCGCAAAGTTCCAACAACTCTTTTGCCGGTACCAATTTCAGATACAACAACGTCACGATCGACGGTTCGATCAACAATGATGCGATCGGTTTTAGTCCGTCTTTAGGGGGACAATCAGGAACTTCAGGAATGCCGGGAAGCAGTACACGTTCCAACTCTATAAGTCTTGATGCGATACAGGATATTCAGGTGTATATTGCTCCTTACGATATTAAATTAGGTAACTTATTAGGAGGAAGCGTTAATGCTGTTACCAGAAGCGGCAGCAACAATGTTACGGGATCGATTTACAGTTACGGAAGAAACGCGGCTATTACAGGCCGTAACAATGCCGGTGACGGTTCTAAAATGCCAAACTCTTTTGGTGATTATCAAATTGGATTCCGATTGGGTTTACCGATCGTAAAAGATAAGTTGTTCTTCTTTACGAATATGGAATATGCCGAAAGAACTGATCCTATATTTTACAATGCTGGACAAACTGATTCTAACGGAAAACTGACTTCATTGGTAGACAACACTACCGCTCAGCAAATCTCAGACTTCGTAAAAACAAACTACGGATTTGATACCGGAACTTTCGGTGGGTACAACAACTTTGCAAAAAGCCAAAAATTCTTCAACAAATTAGACTGGAAAATTAACGAAAAACATTCGTTATCGTTGCGAAACAACACCGTGATCTCGCAAGCTTCCAACTTAGAGCGTGATGCGGCAAATTTCAGATTCTCCAGCATGGATTTCACGCAAAAAAACCAATCTATCAGTACCGTTTTAGAACTTAAAAGTCATTTTAACAGCCAGTGGTCTAACTCGTTCATCGCCAGTTACTCGGCTATCAAAGATTATCGAGATCCAAAATCAGGTAATATCATGTTTCCACAAACCGAAATTGGATATAATGGCGGAACCATCTTTTTAGGAAACGATCGTGAAGCAACCGTATTTAACATGAAACAAAATACTGCCGAAATCACAGATAACCTTACCTACAAAACCGGAAATCATACCTTATTGTTCGGTACACACAATGAGTTCTACGACATCAATTACGGATTCGTAAATGCCCTTAACGGAAGAGTATCCTACAAATCTCTGGCAGATTTCTACAACAAACTTCCTACCCGTGTTCGTGGAACCTATCCTTTTGACGGTTCTTCAAGAGACCAAATCTTTAACAATCCTTATGCACAGTTTAAAGTAAATCTTTACAGTGTTTATGTACAGGATGAAATTAGAATTGGCAACAAACTTAAAGTTACTCCTGGTGTGAGAATTGATTATACAGACCTGCCTAATAAACCAAAATTAAGCCCGCAGGTACAAAACTCTCCGGCTGATCCAAATTACGGTAACACTTACTCCTACACTCCCTTAAGTCAGATTAAAAACAACTTCTTCAGTACAGCATTAGTTTCTCCAAGAATTGGATTTACATATAATGTTGACGAAGACAAAACACTTGTTATTCGTGGCGGATCAGGAGTATTTACAGGAAGAATTCCATTTGCATGGCTGGGATATGCTTACTACAATGATGGTGTAGGTTACGGAAGTTATGACAAAAATAACCTTAGCCCGGCACAAGTTGCTACAGCGGGAGATCCTTTGGCAGCAAACGGATTAAACGGTTATCATGATGCAACGCCAAAAGTACAGGCCGATTTAGTGGATAACAAATTTAAAATGCCGGCAGTGTTGAGAAACTCACTTGCCATCGATAAAATCATCAACGGTTATAAATTTACCACCGAAGGTATTTATACCAAAGTAATTCGTGATCTTGAATTTCAACAAGTCAATAAGACTGATAACCCAACTTATTTTTCTTATGATACCAATCATCAGATGCCCATTTATGCAGCCAATATAAATCCTGCTTTTTCAAATGCGTATTTATTATCAAACACCAACAAAGGATACCGATACAGTATTACGGAGATGATCTCAAAAACGTATGATTTTGGTCTTAATTTTATGGTCGCTTATACCTACGGAAATTCTAAAGATATTACTAACGGAATCCGTAACTCGATGGAAAGTAATTTCCAGATGAACCAGTCGTTAACACCAAATAATCCTCAGTTAGCAACATCCAACTTCAACATCAAGCACAGAATTGTTTCTAATGTTGGATATGCCGTAAAAGTGGCCGATAACAATACGTTCTCAGCAAATGTATATTTCAATGCTCAATCCGGAAATCCGTTTTCATGGGGATTTGTAAACTCCACTATTGCAGGAACGGGTCAGGCAGCAGGATTGGCTTATATCTTCAAGGATGCCGCAGAAGCAGCGAAATACATTGGTGTGAATGCAGCAGGAGTTCCATCGGCTACAGCAGCACAACAGGTAGCAGATTACGAAGCTTTTATTAATGGAAATGATTATTTGAAAAGCAGAAGAGGAAACTTCACGGAAAGAAACGGTGCCACTACACCATGGAACATACAAGCTGACCTGAAACTAATGGATGAAATCAAAATTGCTAAAGCAGGTACTTTACAGCTTTCATTCAGCATAGCAAATGTCGGAAACCTGATTAATAAAGATTGGGGAAGAAGTTACTTTGTTCCGAACACCTACAATTCAACAGCAAATCTTGGGTTAACAAAATCAGGAAACTTAGGCGGAGTTGCTACTGGCGATCCAACTTATACGTTCCAAAAACCTTCGACATCACCTTATACTGTAGATCAGTTAGCCTCAAGATTCCAAGGACAATTTGGAGTGAGGTATACGTTCTAA
- a CDS encoding HAMP domain-containing sensor histidine kinase, with product MNLKKKLAVNSTLLFAFIVGLLMTGSFLLFRSHMKDLYYDNLEDHALTAALFYFKKDEIKEFTNERYHQIEVQYHRINNESIRVYDAKTKKLYLKDSIDIELSDHELNSIVKNKIESFTIKNRQFVGLFYKDNQGDFIIVVSGINHTGNRQLEILGLMFILFYLAGIPLNYLLGTFLAKQTFRPFKEVIAKVNTITTENLHSRLEVQQAQEKDEIKELVTTFNYLLERLETGVMTQKNFLKNASHELKTPLTIIIGDIDVSLQQPRTNEQYEEILKSLKKDTLHLKSTLDGLLVLSGLQLSEPQQMETIRIDEILWNVLEKKAIEYPESKVSVDLSALADRENLLSVHANKHMLFIALYNILDNAIKFSSPKPVNVLTFSEHHKLLIQITDQGSGISEQDKESIFDLFFRSDHTRHIQGQGLGLFITMQILKLHDIHVRVDSEVGKGTSVTLVFP from the coding sequence ATGAATCTAAAAAAAAAATTAGCAGTAAATTCTACGTTGCTTTTTGCTTTTATCGTCGGATTACTCATGACCGGATCATTCCTGCTTTTCAGAAGTCATATGAAAGACCTTTACTATGACAATCTCGAAGATCATGCCTTGACTGCTGCTTTATTTTATTTTAAGAAGGATGAAATAAAAGAATTCACAAACGAACGATACCATCAGATTGAAGTTCAGTACCACCGAATCAACAATGAATCCATTCGGGTTTACGATGCTAAAACCAAAAAATTATACTTAAAAGATTCAATTGATATTGAGCTTAGCGACCATGAACTGAATAGTATTGTAAAAAATAAAATAGAATCGTTTACCATAAAAAACAGGCAGTTTGTAGGTTTATTTTACAAAGACAATCAAGGGGATTTTATAATTGTAGTCTCTGGTATCAATCACACGGGTAACCGACAGCTTGAGATTTTGGGTCTAATGTTTATCCTTTTTTACCTGGCAGGTATTCCTCTAAACTATCTTTTGGGGACATTTTTAGCCAAACAAACCTTCCGTCCTTTTAAAGAAGTCATTGCAAAAGTAAATACCATCACCACCGAAAATCTGCATTCGAGATTAGAAGTGCAGCAAGCTCAGGAAAAAGATGAAATTAAAGAACTTGTAACCACTTTCAATTATCTCTTAGAAAGACTTGAAACCGGTGTGATGACGCAGAAAAATTTTCTAAAAAACGCCTCACACGAGCTCAAAACTCCCTTGACCATCATCATTGGTGATATTGACGTATCCCTGCAACAACCCAGAACCAACGAGCAATATGAAGAAATTTTAAAATCTCTTAAAAAAGACACACTGCATTTAAAATCAACCTTAGATGGTCTTCTGGTACTATCGGGACTTCAGTTGTCTGAACCTCAGCAAATGGAAACCATAAGAATTGATGAAATACTATGGAATGTACTGGAGAAAAAAGCAATTGAATACCCCGAATCTAAAGTATCGGTAGATCTAAGTGCTTTGGCCGATCGTGAAAATTTACTTTCGGTTCATGCCAATAAACATATGCTTTTTATAGCCCTTTACAATATTTTAGACAATGCGATCAAGTTTTCATCTCCAAAACCGGTAAATGTTTTAACTTTCTCTGAGCACCATAAACTTTTAATACAAATTACAGATCAGGGCTCCGGAATTTCAGAACAGGACAAAGAATCTATTTTTGATCTTTTTTTCAGAAGCGATCATACCCGTCACATACAAGGACAAGGTTTAGGTCTCTTCATTACCATGCAGATACTCAAACTGCATGATATTCATGTTAGAGTAGATTCTGAAGTTGGAAAAGGTACTTCTGTTACCTTAGTATTTCCATAA